One part of the Schistocerca piceifrons isolate TAMUIC-IGC-003096 chromosome 2, iqSchPice1.1, whole genome shotgun sequence genome encodes these proteins:
- the LOC124778033 gene encoding protein mono-ADP-ribosyltransferase PARP12-like has product MAVILQEHWKCSDTAMEELALRHLPPSWTDTSSNEVEVAVGDISVHMPHDLQVTSVVKVVNPYLWCCYQLKKAEYVNRYGSAKEMTLYHATSRDNMESIITNNLNWRCSERVRYGQGISFSPSTTYANFYSKYNFDYKWKNRTDMAMIVATVLVNNTAEGNNTNIVPPTGSDTTIGDHYQVYVKHCDNEFYPEYIIYYKIYIDDNF; this is encoded by the exons ATGGCAGTTATACTGCAAGAACACtggaaatgta GTGACACAGCAATGGAAGAACTAGCACTGCGGCATCTACCTCCAAGTTGGACAGACACATCTTCCAATGAAGTTGAAGTTGCAGTGGGTGATATTTCAGTACATATGCCACACGACTTGCAGGTCACATCAGTTGTGAAGGTTGTGAACCCATATTTGTGGTGCTGTTATCAGCTGAAAAAGGCAGAATATGTGAACAGATATGGCAGTGCTAAGGAAATGACTCTGTATCATGCTACAAGCAGAGATAATATGGAGtctataattacgaataacttgaatTGGCGATGTTCAGAGCGAGTCAGGTATGGTCAAGGCATTAGTTTCAGTCCATCAACCACCTATGCCAATTTCTATTCTAAGTACAATTTTGATTATAAATGGAAGAATAGGACTGACATGGCAATGATTGTCGCAACTGTACTAGTTAATAATACTGCAGAAGGTAATAACACGAATATAGTGCCTCCCACTGGTTCTGATACAACTATTGGAGATCATTATCAAGTATATGTTAAGCACTGTGACAATGAATTTTACCCAGAATATATCATTTACTACAAAATCTACATAGATGACAACTTTTAA